In Zunongwangia profunda SM-A87, the following proteins share a genomic window:
- a CDS encoding transposase, which translates to MSRTAVYKWLRKYSDLYRSETRVIVEQKSMSKKNKELQDQIKKLEQALGQKQMRIDYLEKVVEFASERSGEDIEKKNKRLS; encoded by the coding sequence GTGAGTCGTACCGCCGTTTACAAATGGCTCAGAAAATATTCCGATCTTTACCGCAGCGAAACCAGGGTTATAGTGGAACAAAAAAGTATGAGCAAAAAGAACAAAGAACTGCAAGATCAGATCAAGAAACTTGAGCAAGCCCTTGGTCAGAAACAGATGCGAATTGATTACCTGGAGAAGGTCGTTGAATTTGCTTCGGAACGTTCTGGGGAGGATATCGAAAAAAAGAACAAACGGCTGTCCTAG
- a CDS encoding IS3 family transposase, which produces MNKSSFNGSMTALYNMLGITKQAHYKRVKQQAHLSGIAQEVIASAQEIRKKHRNMGCRKLYDQIKPERIGRDRFEAILLANGFRVARIKSHHRTTYAGKRWYPNLISGTTIKKENRLLVSDITYISVYIGCHYYLTLVLDVYSRMITGWSLSANMTTEDTVVPAFKMAVAGLDNQERKKLIFHSDRGSQYGSDKMEQLHKHYSTTPSMGGKAWENAHAESINGILKNEYINFENMNISLKQAQKLVEEAIYLYNFERPHGSLKNRKPQEFLNFVQRLATEQRPVFKINY; this is translated from the coding sequence ATGAACAAGTCAAGTTTTAATGGTTCCATGACAGCATTATATAACATGCTAGGGATAACCAAGCAGGCTCACTATAAGCGGGTTAAACAACAGGCTCACTTGTCAGGGATTGCTCAGGAAGTAATTGCATCTGCTCAAGAAATCCGTAAGAAACATAGGAATATGGGGTGTCGCAAGCTTTATGATCAGATCAAGCCCGAGAGGATAGGCAGGGATAGGTTTGAAGCAATCCTTCTCGCCAATGGATTTAGGGTAGCACGTATAAAAAGCCATCACCGTACGACCTATGCAGGTAAGCGGTGGTATCCAAACCTGATAAGTGGCACTACAATAAAGAAAGAAAACAGGCTCTTGGTGAGTGACATAACTTATATATCGGTTTATATAGGATGCCATTACTATCTTACCCTGGTGCTAGATGTTTATAGCCGAATGATTACAGGATGGAGCTTATCGGCCAACATGACCACAGAGGACACCGTTGTTCCAGCCTTTAAGATGGCTGTAGCAGGTCTAGACAATCAAGAACGCAAAAAACTTATTTTTCATTCAGACAGGGGCAGCCAGTATGGTTCAGACAAAATGGAACAACTCCATAAGCACTATTCAACCACCCCTAGCATGGGAGGGAAAGCCTGGGAGAATGCCCATGCAGAGTCTATAAATGGGATACTTAAGAATGAGTATATCAATTTCGAAAATATGAATATATCACTTAAACAAGCTCAAAAGTTGGTAGAAGAGGCCATTTATTTATATAATTTTGAGCGGCCACATGGTTCACTGAAAAATAGGAAACCACAAGAATTTTTAAACTTTGTTCAGCGCTTAGCTACTGAACAAAGACCAGTATTTAAAATA